In Spirobacillus cienkowskii, a genomic segment contains:
- a CDS encoding Rpn family recombination-promoting nuclease/putative transposase, protein MNNIELVDPKYDFVFKMLFGSDPEIFMSFVNSVLNLEQSKAIVDVTFINPELNKEAEDDKAIRLDVLAKLADGDLINIEMQMQNHGHYIKRSLYYWSKVYYSQLKQGENYDTLKKTIAIHVLNFSLFKHSKHYHTEAVLMDAENKVQLTDLFSIHYLDLAKLPSGNYNTLEKWLRFLKQPSKEEVLQMNIPAITKAYKQLENMSLDSGIRARYDAKRKFEHDYVTGLDTAREEGKINMIKNFLIAGVSLEIIQKASGLSLSEIESLQNELNLK, encoded by the coding sequence GTGAATAACATAGAACTCGTTGATCCCAAGTACGATTTTGTTTTTAAAATGCTATTTGGTAGTGACCCCGAAATTTTTATGAGTTTTGTAAATAGTGTTTTAAACTTAGAGCAAAGCAAAGCCATTGTGGACGTCACGTTTATTAACCCAGAACTCAACAAAGAAGCCGAAGACGATAAAGCAATTAGGCTCGATGTCTTAGCAAAGCTTGCCGATGGCGATCTCATTAACATCGAAATGCAAATGCAAAATCATGGCCATTATATTAAAAGAAGTTTGTATTATTGGAGTAAGGTTTACTACTCCCAATTAAAACAAGGCGAAAATTACGACACCCTTAAAAAAACGATTGCCATTCATGTATTAAATTTTAGCTTGTTTAAACACAGCAAACACTATCACACCGAGGCTGTGTTAATGGATGCCGAGAATAAAGTGCAACTTACTGATTTATTTTCTATTCATTATTTAGATCTAGCAAAACTCCCTTCGGGTAACTATAATACCCTAGAAAAATGGTTGCGCTTTTTAAAGCAGCCAAGCAAAGAAGAGGTTTTGCAAATGAACATCCCTGCAATTACCAAAGCATACAAACAACTCGAAAACATGAGCCTCGATTCCGGCATTCGTGCCCGTTACGACGCCAAACGTAAGTTTGAACATGATTATGTCACGGGGCTGGATACGGCTAGAGAAGAGGGAAAGATTAATATGATAAAAAACTTTCTTATAGCAGGAGTATCCTTAGAAATTATTCAAAAAGCTTCTGGGCTATCTCTCAGTGAAATTGAAAGTTTGCAAAACGAATTAAATTTAAAATAG